The following coding sequences lie in one Oncorhynchus nerka isolate Pitt River linkage group LG14, Oner_Uvic_2.0, whole genome shotgun sequence genomic window:
- the LOC115116462 gene encoding extracellular calcium-sensing receptor-like yields the protein MRRSPSPALDPSLAGSLVLLHLAVVAGGLALLSSASVSASGLESVRCRLQGTPRPPAFSQDGDFVIGGVFSMHYYMHTVDHSYTSLPEPLQCTGSMDSREFRFSRAMIFAVEEINNSSYLLPGIMLGYQVHDSCASVPMAVKVAFQLANGLDPMFDTGEQCSGSATVTAIVGESGSTPTISMLRVIGPFGIPQVSHSSTCACLSDKKQYPTFFRTIPSDQFQAAALAQLIRHFGWTWIGAVRSDSDYGNNGMAAFLQAAQEEGICVEYSEAFSRTSPLSRVQRVADVIRSSTARVVVAFVSSGDMRILLMEMERLPSPPRQWIGSDPWVTDPDMLRFGLCAGAIGFGIQRSVIPGLRDFLLDLSPQKVSKSPTLTEFWEGAFGCVGVEEKVCDGSEDIQQLQAPYTDTSQLRVTNMVYKAVYAIAHAIHSIVCEERENSTVNCDKNLNVKPTQVLERLRRVNFSRNGYQVSFDANGDPVATYELVNWQRRESGKMEFVTVGRYDASLPPDQRFDINREITWVKNSTQAPVSVCSESCPPGTRKAIQKGKPICCYDCIQCAEGEISNNTDSSDCLICPEEYWPNAERDLCILKPVEFLSFHEVLGIILTACSMGGVCLAIATATVFYHHRTSAIVRANNSELSFLLLFSLALCFLCSLTFIGRPSEWSCMLRHTAFGITFVLCISCVLGKTIVVLMAFRATLPGSNVMKWFGPPQQRLTVVSFTFVQALICTLWLVLSPPFPIKNLTTYKEKIILECDVGSAIGFWAVLGYIGLLSLLCFVLAFLARKLPDNFNEAKFITFSMLIFCAVWITFIPAYVSSPGKLTVAVEIFAIITSSFGLFFLLFVPKCFIILFRPEKNTKKHLMEKTSNDIHY from the exons ATGAGGCGCTCTCCGTCTCCTGCTCTGGATCCAAGTCTGGCTGGTAGTCTGGTTCTACTACATCTAGCTGTGGTGGCTGGTGGGCTTGCCTTGCTCtcgtctgcctctgtctctgcctctgggcTGGAGTCTGTCAGATGCAGGCTCCAAGGCACCCCTCGTCCTCCGGCGTTCTCCCAGGACGGGGACTTTGTCATCGGGGGTGTTTTCTCCATGCACTACTACATGCACACTGTGGATCACAGCTACACCAGCCTGCCTGAGCCCCTGCAGTGCACAGGGAG TATGGATTCCCGTGAGTTTCGCTTCTCCCGAGCCATGATCTTCGCAGTTGAGGAGATAAACAACAGTTCTTACCTTCTACCGGGTATCATGCTTGGTTATCAAGTGCACGACTCCTGCGCCTCGGTCCCCATGGCTGTGAAAGTGGCCTTCCAGCTGGCTAATGGCCTGGATCCCATGTTTGATACCGGAGAACAGTGCTCGGGGTCGGCTACAGTGACAGCTATAGTGGGCGAGTCTGGCTCCACGCCAACCATCAGCATGTTGCGCGTCATCGGCCCTTTCGGCATTCCTCAG GTGAGCCACTCTTCCACCTGTGCGTGTCTGAGTGATAAGAAACAGTATCCAACCTTCTTCAGAACCATCCCCAGTGATCAGTTCCAGGCTGCCGCTCTGGCCCAACTCATCAGGCACTTCGGCTGGACCTGGATTGGGGCGGTCCGTTCCGACTCTGACTACGGTAATAACGGGATGGCTGCTTTCCTACAGGCAGCACAAGAGGAAGGCATCTGTGTAGAGTATTCTGAAGCCTTCTCCCGTACCAGCCCACTCAGCAGAGTGCAACGGGTGGCCGACGTGATCCGCAG CTCCACAGCCCGGGTGGTGGTTGCATTCGTATCTTCTGGGGACATGAGAATCCTGCTGATGGAGATGGAACGCCTGCCCTCTCCGCCCCGCCAGTGGATCGGGAGCGATCCCTGGGTCACTGACCCAGATATGTTGCGTTTCGGTCTGTGTGCCGGGGCCATTGGATTTGGCATCCAACGCTCTGTCATCCCCGGTCTTAGGGACTTCCTCCTGGACCTCTCCCCACAGAAGGTGTCCAAGTCTCCCACGCTCACTGAGTTCTGGGAGGGAGCCTTTGGCT GTGTTGGGGTTGAAGAGAAGGTGTGTGATGGCAGTGAGGATATACAGCAGCTACAGGCCCCCTACACAGATACATCCCAGCTGCGTGTCACTAACATGGTGTATAAAGCTGTTTATGCCATAGCACACGCCATCCACAGCATCGTTTGTGAAGAGAGAGAAAACTCCACTGTGAACTGTGACAAAAACCTTAATGTGAAGCCAACACAG GTCCTGGAGAGGTTGAGGAGGGTGAACTTCTCTCGTAACGGGTACCAGGTGTCTTTCGATGCCAACGGGGACCCAGTGGCCACCTATGAGCTGGTCAACTGGCAGAGACGGGAGAGTGGGAAGATGGAGTTTGTGACAGTGGGGCGCTACGATGCATCCCTGCCTCCTGACCAGAGGTTTGACATCAACAGGGAAATCACCTGGGTAAAGAACAGTACACAAGCACCTGTGTCAGTGTGCAGTGAGAGCTGTCCCCCAGGCACTCGTAAGGCTATACAGAAAGGAAAGCCTATATGCTGTTATGACTGTATCCAATGTGCAGAGGGAGAGATCAGTAATAACACAG ATTCTTCAGACTGTCTGATCTGTCCCGAGGAGTACTGGCCCAACGCTGAGAGAGACCTCTGTATCCTTAAGCCTGTGGAGTTCCTGTCCTTCCACGAGGTCCTTGGAATCATCCTGACTGCCTGCTCTATGGGCGGGGTTTGTCTGGCCATCGCCACGGCAACCGTCTTCTACCACCACCGAACTTCGGCCATCGTCAGGGCCAACAACTCTGAGCTGAGCTTCCTGCTGCTCTTCTCCTTGGCTCTGTGTTTTCTGTGTTCTCTTACTTTCATTGGCCGGCCCTCTGAATGGTCCTGTATGCTGCGTCACACAGCGTTTGGGATCACCTTCGTTCTCTGCATCTCTTGTGTTCTGGGGAAAACAATAGTGGTGTTGATGGCATTCAGGGCTACACTTCCAGGCAGTAATGTCATGAAATGGTTTGgtcctccacagcagagattgactGTAGTGTCCTTCACGTTTGTCCAGGCTTTGATATGCACTCTGTGGTTGGTCCTGTCCCCTCCCTTCCCCATTAAAAACCTCACTACCTACAAGGAAAAGATCATTCTAGAGTGTGATGTGGGTTCAGCTATTGGTTTCTGGGCTGTGTTGGGCTATATAGGACTCCTGTCTCTCTTGTGCTTTGTGCTGGCTTTTCTGGCTCGGAAGCTGCCTGATAACTTCAATGAGGCCAAATTCATCACCTTCAGCATGCTCATATTCTGTGCAGTCTGGATCACCTTTATCCCAGCTTATGTCAGCTCTCCAGGGaagttgactgtagctgtggaGATCTTTGCCATCATCACCTCTAGCTTTGGGTTGTTCTTTCTATTATTTGTTCCTAAATGCTTTATTATTCTGTTCAGGCCGGAGAAGAACACCAAGAAACACCTCATGGAGAAGACATCCAATGATATACATTATTAA